Within Bdellovibrio bacteriovorus HD100, the genomic segment ACCAAAGAGATGGGCTCACTTCATGACTATGGTATTCCCCTGATCGCCAATCAGGCGCTTTACCAGGTGGTGCAGCAGAAGATCACCCGTCATATCCAGTATAAAAACGACATCCGCGGTATCTACAATGCGGTCGATGGTTATTTCAAGCAGCAGAACTTGCCGGGCGAACACCGGGACAAGATCCTTGAAATCATTAGGAATCGTGTGAACTATCGTCCGGAAGTGGATTACATCTATGTGGCTCCGCGCCCGCAGAACTATGAGATGTTCTTTGTTGATCACTTCAGTTTGAATCCGGAAATCCTGGCGCGCATCGTGCGCATCGGTTTCAAATCCGGGATCAATGCCCTTCGCCAGCACGACATTTAGTTCCGGCTGGCCTCTTTCCATTCCGCCAAGATCTTGGATCCTTCTCCGGAAAGGTCCTTTTTTGCGTAAGCCTTCTGGTCATAGTAGTCACTGACCTTGCTTAAGATGGCTTTTTTGGAGGGATGCTCTTTCCCCAAACGCTCCAGATACTGCAATGGTGTTTCAGCCTCTTCCGGAAGGATTTCCTGTTTTTTGCCCCAGTTTAAAACCGCGTGATACAGAACTTGTTCTTCGTTCAGTAAACCTTTGTTTCTGAAAAGACTGCGGAAAATCAAAACACACAGTATCCCCACGAAGATTAAACCCACCACCAGCTGCAACTTCAGATCGACCAAACTTTGCCAGAAGTTTTTCTGAGACGTGCGATCGAAGTCCACCAGGAAGTAGGTCCATCGATAGTTCAGATCATCCATCAAAAAGCCCGCACGGTCCCACAACGTGATTCCATCACCCGCCTTCGGGCGCCATTGGATATCCCGGGCGAACACCTTCTGATCTTCTTCCGACAGATTGAAGAACTCTTCGGCTCCGATGACCAAACGTAAAGGTGCCACCCATTGGGTTGGATCCACCCGCTGCCAGCGGCCATCGTTGAAAATTTCAACCCAGGCATGGGCATCGCGCTGACTGACCCGCCAGAATTCCCCCATCGGATTGTATCTGCCCCCCTGATACCCCACGATCACCCGGGCCGGAATCCCCAAAGCCCTGGCCAGGGTCGCGTAACTGCCGGCGAAGTGTTCACAAAAGCCGCGTTTTCGATAGAACAAAAACGATTCCAGTTCGTTCGCTCCACCATAAGCACCAGGATTCAAAGTATAGGTAAAGTCATTTCCCTGATAGAAAGCCTGCAAAGCTTCAATCCTTGCCGCCGGTGTGGGGTGCTTTTCTTTGGTGGTGTTCACCCAGTCGGCCACCTGCCCGCGCAGTTCCGGAATTTTCAGATACTCTTCATCCGGGGTCTGACGATCAAGGAAGCTTTCATTCCAGCGCCCGCGATACACGGTCGTGGTCATCAAAGGCCGGGCACTGCGAAACACCGAGGCGTTAAGTGAAAACGAATTTCCGATCTCCAACTGCACCTGTTCGGTGCCCTCAAGCACGAACAAGAAGGTGTTCGCATGGGGTTCCAGGGCGACTTCATAGTGTTTGTCGGTGGGTTTATCAACTTCGGCTTCGCTTCGTGGTTTGATCCCGAGCATTCCCGGTCGCCAGCTTAAGCCCCGGGAATTCATCAGCACCGATCCACGCCAGTAAAGTTCCTGACTGGATTTTATCGGCAGATCAGAAAGCTTCGCACGAAACACCATATTGGCCACGCCGGCAAGTTCCGCCACGCGCCCGGGATTTAATTCTTCACTAAAACCAATCTGCCCGGTGGCTTCCCCACGCGACATCGCCCACGGAAGCACGAATCTGGGAAACGCAAAGAACAACACCACCGCACCCGGAACCGAAAGCGCAAAGACCTTTAATAGAATCTTTCCACGCTGAGGAAGTTCTGGTGACAACAATGAATACCACAAACCCGCAAACGCCAGACCCGAAGGAACGATCCAATAGATATCCAGACTGAACAAAGCTTTGATGGAAATCAGAACAAAACCCAAAAGCACCAGGAA encodes:
- a CDS encoding transglutaminase TgpA family protein; its protein translation is MKRQFFTQTSLAFSFITAMVMVGLEVSPWVALFSLGLLIWKWGVEKLHWINLSRKVTGGLSVLLLAQILVQYRTLIGQDPSYTFLLGLSALRVMDYENERDHRFLVLLGFVLISIKALFSLDIYWIVPSGLAFAGLWYSLLSPELPQRGKILLKVFALSVPGAVVLFFAFPRFVLPWAMSRGEATGQIGFSEELNPGRVAELAGVANMVFRAKLSDLPIKSSQELYWRGSVLMNSRGLSWRPGMLGIKPRSEAEVDKPTDKHYEVALEPHANTFLFVLEGTEQVQLEIGNSFSLNASVFRSARPLMTTTVYRGRWNESFLDRQTPDEEYLKIPELRGQVADWVNTTKEKHPTPAARIEALQAFYQGNDFTYTLNPGAYGGANELESFLFYRKRGFCEHFAGSYATLARALGIPARVIVGYQGGRYNPMGEFWRVSQRDAHAWVEIFNDGRWQRVDPTQWVAPLRLVIGAEEFFNLSEEDQKVFARDIQWRPKAGDGITLWDRAGFLMDDLNYRWTYFLVDFDRTSQKNFWQSLVDLKLQLVVGLIFVGILCVLIFRSLFRNKGLLNEEQVLYHAVLNWGKKQEILPEEAETPLQYLERLGKEHPSKKAILSKVSDYYDQKAYAKKDLSGEGSKILAEWKEASRN